In the Bos javanicus breed banteng chromosome 28, ARS-OSU_banteng_1.0, whole genome shotgun sequence genome, one interval contains:
- the WASHC2A gene encoding WASH complex subunit 2A isoform X5, translating to MMNRTTPDQERAPASEPVWERPWSVEEIRRSSQSWSLAADAGLLQFLQEFSQQTISRTHEIKKQVDGLIRETKATDCRLHNVFNEFLMLSNTQFIENRVYDEEVEEPVLKTEAEKPEQEKTREQKEVDLIPKVQEAVNYGLQVLDSAFEQLDIKAGNSDSEEDDANERLELILEPKDLYIDRPLPYLIGSKLFMEQEDVGLGELSSEEGSVGSDRGSIADSEEENEEEESDEDFANHSDNDQNRHIATMSDEEEDDDGCDIFADSEKEEEDVEDMEENSRPKRSRPTSFADELAARIKGDASSRMEGERTALSPGEAKPQKTLKEKKERKTPSDDEEDNLFAPPKLTDEDFSPFGSRGGLFSGGKGLFDDEDEESDLFAEAPQDRGARTPVNEASSSSKPGKKIPAGAVSVFLGDTDVFGATSAPAPREPQKHERPPPGKSAYVPASAGLFDDDDDDDDFFSASRSKPPKTDKVESTAGIFDDEEGDLFKERTVALPEATVNQTDENKARAETKVMLPSSKNLKLSSETKTHKGLFSDEEDSEDLFSSQSVSKSKDASVLPSKHRSSVLLFDDEDGQDNLFDTPAAKKQTSSLLTQSQKKTKPSEPPKKKASALLFSSDEEDQWHVTDSQTSSTSDKSKGEPRDPEPTHQEAKAVKKTSLFEEDDEDDLFAIAKDSQKKAQRASLLFEDDADSGSSLFGSPPTSVPPATTKKETVPEVPPLLFSDEEEKAAQSGVKPAAKKAGSAKGTSELGRTPAVEESGKEGSLNVPTQETAKNSDLFSSSSPLDKGTKSRTKTVLSLFDEEEDKTEDQSSFQALRKEVGKSPDPGTRPKSTGVFQDEELLFSHKLQKDNDPDVDLFSGTKKSRLLEPSVGSLFGDDEDDDLFSSAKSQPLIPEKKKVVKKDNSISSVKNQKHPESTQGIKEKDIWKSETPQDSPGPAPLKTKEPSPRIWKIQANLAINPAALLPPAAPQISGMKSILPESGAPSSEPGRMQSLDRVPTPPGSGEAGVSFDLPAQADTLHCANKTRVKVRGKRRPQTRAARHLAAQESTEAEDVGSPRGFVAQLTDGATSPDGRQPPLRAAGGAEEAVAAATPTWAGGPVPGMNRGPFVKSVGQPLEDDLFDSGDIFSKGIASQSAGRKAKVKAASSLANLAEGSKDRSPMFPALGETGSDDDLFQSIKPKPAKKTNPFPFLEDEDDLFTDQRGKKNGSKSNSQQDIISKAQDIFEDDIFATEANKPSQKTREKERTFDSNLFDDNIDIFADLTVKPKEKSKKKVEAKSIFDDDTDDIFSSGIQTKTTKSKSRSSQKVTESRSGQKVSNIFDDPLNAFGGQ from the exons ATG ATGAACCGGACCACCCCCGACCAGGAGCGAGCGCCGGCGTCCGAGCCCGTGTGGGAGCGTCCCTGGTCGGTGGAGGAGATCCGCAGGAGCAGCCAGAGCTGGTCGCTGGCGGCCGACGCGGGC ctactACAGTTTCTACAGGAATTTTCACAACAGACTATCTCTAGGACTCATGAAATCAAGAAACAGGTGGATGGACTAATTCGGGAGACTAAAGCCACAGATTGCCGCCTGCATAATGTCTTCAATGAGTTCCTTATGCTGTCTAATACCCAGTTCATTGAAAAC CGTGTATATGATGAGGAGGTGGAGGAGCCGGTGCTCAAGACTGAGGCGGAAAAACCAGAACAG GAAAAGACCCGGGAACAGAAAGAAGTAGATCTGATTCCTAAAGTCCAGGAGGCCGTGAACTACGGTTTACAGGTGTTGGACAGTGCGTTTGAGCAACTAGATATAAAAGCGGGAAACTCAGACTCTGAAGAAGATGATGCTAATGAGCGGCTAGAATTGATCCTTGAGCCAAAG GATCTGTACATTGACCGCCCCTTACCTTATTTAATTGGGTCAAAGCTGTTCATGGAGCAGGAAGATGTTGGTCTTGGAGAGCTTTCTAGTGAAG AAGGTTCAGTAGGCAGTGATCGTGGGAGTAtcgcagacagtgaagaagagaaCGAGGAAGAG GAGTCAGATGAAGATTTTGCCAATCATAGTGACAATGATCAAAACCGG CACATTGCAACGATGAGTGATGAAGAAGAGGATGATGATGGTTGCGACATTTTTGCTGACtctgagaaggaggaggaagatgttGAAGACATGGAAGAAAACTCTAGGCCT AAAAGAAGCAGGCCTACATCATTTGCTGATGAACTGGCAGCTCGGATCAAAGGGGACGCCTCGAGCAGGATGGAAGGGGAGCGCACAG CCTTATCCCCAGGGGAAGCAAAACCTCAGAAGACgttgaaagagaagaaggaaaggaaaactcCCTCAGATG ATGAAGAAGATAACTTATTTGCACCCCCGAAGCTGACAGATGAAGACTTCTCGCCGTTTGGTTCTAGAGGCGGCCTGTTCAGTGGAGGGAagggactttttgatgatgaggATGAGGAG AGTGACCTCTTCGCAGAAGCCCCTCAGGATCGGGGAGCTCGAACCCCTGTTAATGAAG CATCTTCATCTTCTAAACCTGGAAAGAAAATCCCGGCAGGAgctgtttctgtatttttag GGGATACTGATGTGTTTGGTGCCACCTCTGCCCCGGCACCGAGGGAGCCCCAGAAGCACGAGCGGCCCCCTCCAGGGAAAAGCGCGTACGTCCCAGCGTCGGCTGGCCTCTTCGATGATGACGACGATGACGATGACTTTTTCTCGGCATCCCGTAGCAAACCTCCCAAGACAG ACAAAGTCGAGTCCACTGCCGGTATCTTTGACGATGAAGAAGGAGATCTGTTCAAAGAAAGAACAGTGGCTTTGCCAGAAGCTACTGTGAATCAGACAGATGAAAACAAAGCAAGAGCAGAAACAAAG GTTATGCTACCTTCCAGCAAAAATCTCAAGCTCTCGTCGGAAACAAAGACTCACAAAGGTTTATTTTCAGATGAGGAGGACTCTGAG gatttgttttcttctcaaagTGTGAGTAAGTCAAAAGATGCAAGTGTCCTGCCTAGCAAACACCGCAGCTCagtcttgctttttgatgatgaaGATGGACAG gataATCTTTTTGATACTCCAGCTGCTAAGAAGCAGACATCGTCTCTACTGACTCAgagccaaaagaaaacaaagccctCTGAGCCTCCCAAAAAGAAAGCATCTGCCTTACTGTTCAGCAGTGATGAGGAG GACCAGTGGCATGTTACTGACTCACAGACCAGCTCCACATCTGACAAGTCTAAAGGAGAACCTAGGGACCCTGAGCCCACCCACCAGGAGGCTAAGGCCGTGAAAAAGACCAGCCTGTTTGAGGAGGATGACGAGGATGACCTGTTTGCTATTGCCAAGGACAG CCAAAAGAAGGCCCAGAGAGCATCACTTCTGTTTGAAGATGATGCTGACAGCGGAAGCTCTCTGTTCGGCTCTCCTCCCACATCTGTTCCTCCTGCAACAACG AAAAAAGAGACTGTCCCTGAAGTACCGCCTTTGCTGTTCAGCGATGAGGAAGAAAAGGCGGCTCAGTCTGGAGTGAAACCTGCAGCTAAGAAGGCTGGGAGCGCCAAGGGGACCTCAGAACTTGGGAGAACTCCTGCGGTCGAGGAGTCAGGAAAG GAAGGATCTTTGAATGTACCTACTCAGGAAACAGCCAAGAactctgatttattttcttcatcatcCCCATTGGACAAAGGAACTAAAAGTAGAACCAAAACGGTTCTTAGCTTATTTGATGAGGAAGAGGATAAAACGGAAGATCAAAGCAGCTTCCAAGCTCTGAGAAAAGAAGTAGGAAAG AGTCCTGATCCTGGTACCCGCCCCAAGAGCACAGGTGTCTTTCAGGATGAAGAGCTCCTTTTTAGTCACAAGCTCCAAAAGGACAACGACCCAGATGTTGACCTTTTCTCTGGCACCAAAAAATCCAGG TTGTTAGAGCCCAGTGTTGGGAGCCTGTTTGGAGATGATGAAGACGATGATCTTTTCAGCTCTGCCAAGTCGCAGCCTTTG aTCCCAGAAAAGAAGAAGGTAGTGAAAAAAGACAACTCTATTTCCTCTGTCAAGAACCAGAAACATCCTGAGTCCACTCAGGGTATCAAAGAAAAAGACATATGGAAGTCGGAAACACCTCAG GACTCACCAGGTCCCGCTCCACTTAAAACCAAAGAGCCATCCCCTCGGATCTGGAAAATACAA GCAAATTTAGCGATCAACCCAGCAGCCTTGCTGCCTCCAGCAGCTCCCCAGATCTCTGGAATGAAGTCTATTTTGCCAGAATCTGGTGCTCCTTCGTCGGAACCTGGGAGGATGCAGAGTCTGGACCGTGTGCCCACTCCTCCTGGGAGTGGGGAGGCTGGTGTGAGCTTTGACCTTCCAGCTCAGGCAGATACCTTACACTGTGCGAACAAG ACCCGGGTCAAAGTGAGAGGGAAGCGCAGACCGCAGACGCGCGCAGCTCGACACCTGGCTGCCCAGGAGTCCACTGAGGCCGAGGATGTGGGTTCCCCCAGGGGATTTGTGGCACAGTTGACAGATGGTgccacatcaccagatggtcgtcAGCCACCGCTGAGGGCAGCTGGTGGAGCAGAAGAAGCAGTGGCAGCTGCCACTCCAACATGGGCAGGTGGTCCTGTGCCTGGAATGAACAGAGGCCCATTTGTGAAATCTGTGGGTCAGCCTCTTGAGGATGATCTGTTTGATTCTGGAGATATCTTTTCCAAGGGCATTGCATCTCAGTCCGCAGGAAGAAAAGCCAAGGTGAAGGCAGCCAGCAGCCTGGCCAACCTGGCAGAGGGAAGTAAAGACAGAAGCCCCATGTTCCCTGCTCTCGGTGAGACAGGCAGTGATGATGATCTCTTTCAGTCCATTAAACCAAAaccagcaaagaaaacaaatcctTTCCCTTTCCTAGAAGATGAGGACGATCTGTTTACAGACCAGAGAGGCAAGAAGAATGGGTCAAAATCCAACAGTCAACAGGATATTATCTCAAAAGCACAAGATATATTTGAG GATGATATATTTGCTACAGAAGCAAATAAACCCTCACAAAAAacgagagagaaggaaagaacatTTGACTCCAACTTGTTCGATGACAACATTGATATCTTTGCTGACCTAACtgtaaaaccaaaagaaaagtcCAAAAAGAAAGTGGAAGCTAAGTCTATATTTGACGATGATACAG
- the WASHC2A gene encoding WASH complex subunit 2A isoform X4, with translation MMNRTTPDQERAPASEPVWERPWSVEEIRRSSQSWSLAADAGLLQFLQEFSQQTISRTHEIKKQVDGLIRETKATDCRLHNVFNEFLMLSNTQFIENRVYDEEVEEPVLKTEAEKPEQEKTREQKEVDLIPKVQEAVNYGLQVLDSAFEQLDIKAGNSDSEEDDANERLELILEPKDLYIDRPLPYLIGSKLFMEQEDVGLGELSSEEGSVGSDRGSIADSEEENEEEESDEDFANHSDNDQNRHIATMSDEEEDDDGCDIFADSEKEEEDVEDMEENSRPKRSRPTSFADELAARIKGDASSRMEGERTALSPGEAKPQKTLKEKKERKTPSDDEEDNLFAPPKLTDEDFSPFGSRGGLFSGGKGLFDDEDEEQSDLFAEAPQDRGARTPVNEASSSSKPGKKIPAGAVSVFLGDTDVFGATSAPAPREPQKHERPPPGKSAYVPASAGLFDDDDDDDDFFSASRSKPPKTDKVESTAGIFDDEEGDLFKERTVALPEATVNQTDENKARAETKVMLPSSKNLKLSSETKTHKGLFSDEEDSEDLFSSQSVSKSKDASVLPSKHRSSVLLFDDEDGQDNLFDTPAAKKQTSSLLTQSQKKTKPSEPPKKKASALLFSSDEEDQWHVTDSQTSSTSDKSKGEPRDPEPTHQEAKAVKKTSLFEEDDEDDLFAIAKDSQKKAQRASLLFEDDADSGSSLFGSPPTSVPPATTKKETVPEVPPLLFSDEEEKAAQSGVKPAAKKAGSAKGTSELGRTPAVEESGKEGSLNVPTQETAKNSDLFSSSSPLDKGTKSRTKTVLSLFDEEEDKTEDQSSFQALRKEVGKSPDPGTRPKSTGVFQDEELLFSHKLQKDNDPDVDLFSGTKKSRLLEPSVGSLFGDDEDDDLFSSAKSQPLIPEKKKVVKKDNSISSVKNQKHPESTQGIKEKDIWKSETPQDSPGPAPLKTKEPSPRIWKIQANLAINPAALLPPAAPQISGMKSILPESGAPSSEPGRMQSLDRVPTPPGSGEAGVSFDLPAQADTLHCANKTRVKVRGKRRPQTRAARHLAAQESTEAEDVGSPRGFVAQLTDGATSPDGRQPPLRAAGGAEEAVAAATPTWAGGPVPGMNRGPFVKSVGQPLEDDLFDSGDIFSKGIASQSAGRKAKVKAASSLANLAEGSKDRSPMFPALGETGSDDDLFQSIKPKPAKKTNPFPFLEDEDDLFTDQRGKKNGSKSNSQQDIISKAQDIFEDDIFATEANKPSQKTREKERTFDSNLFDDNIDIFADLTVKPKEKSKKKVEAKSIFDDDTDDIFSSGIQTKTTKSKSRSSQKVTESRSGQKVSNIFDDPLNAFGGQ, from the exons ATG ATGAACCGGACCACCCCCGACCAGGAGCGAGCGCCGGCGTCCGAGCCCGTGTGGGAGCGTCCCTGGTCGGTGGAGGAGATCCGCAGGAGCAGCCAGAGCTGGTCGCTGGCGGCCGACGCGGGC ctactACAGTTTCTACAGGAATTTTCACAACAGACTATCTCTAGGACTCATGAAATCAAGAAACAGGTGGATGGACTAATTCGGGAGACTAAAGCCACAGATTGCCGCCTGCATAATGTCTTCAATGAGTTCCTTATGCTGTCTAATACCCAGTTCATTGAAAAC CGTGTATATGATGAGGAGGTGGAGGAGCCGGTGCTCAAGACTGAGGCGGAAAAACCAGAACAG GAAAAGACCCGGGAACAGAAAGAAGTAGATCTGATTCCTAAAGTCCAGGAGGCCGTGAACTACGGTTTACAGGTGTTGGACAGTGCGTTTGAGCAACTAGATATAAAAGCGGGAAACTCAGACTCTGAAGAAGATGATGCTAATGAGCGGCTAGAATTGATCCTTGAGCCAAAG GATCTGTACATTGACCGCCCCTTACCTTATTTAATTGGGTCAAAGCTGTTCATGGAGCAGGAAGATGTTGGTCTTGGAGAGCTTTCTAGTGAAG AAGGTTCAGTAGGCAGTGATCGTGGGAGTAtcgcagacagtgaagaagagaaCGAGGAAGAG GAGTCAGATGAAGATTTTGCCAATCATAGTGACAATGATCAAAACCGG CACATTGCAACGATGAGTGATGAAGAAGAGGATGATGATGGTTGCGACATTTTTGCTGACtctgagaaggaggaggaagatgttGAAGACATGGAAGAAAACTCTAGGCCT AAAAGAAGCAGGCCTACATCATTTGCTGATGAACTGGCAGCTCGGATCAAAGGGGACGCCTCGAGCAGGATGGAAGGGGAGCGCACAG CCTTATCCCCAGGGGAAGCAAAACCTCAGAAGACgttgaaagagaagaaggaaaggaaaactcCCTCAGATG ATGAAGAAGATAACTTATTTGCACCCCCGAAGCTGACAGATGAAGACTTCTCGCCGTTTGGTTCTAGAGGCGGCCTGTTCAGTGGAGGGAagggactttttgatgatgaggATGAGGAG CAGAGTGACCTCTTCGCAGAAGCCCCTCAGGATCGGGGAGCTCGAACCCCTGTTAATGAAG CATCTTCATCTTCTAAACCTGGAAAGAAAATCCCGGCAGGAgctgtttctgtatttttag GGGATACTGATGTGTTTGGTGCCACCTCTGCCCCGGCACCGAGGGAGCCCCAGAAGCACGAGCGGCCCCCTCCAGGGAAAAGCGCGTACGTCCCAGCGTCGGCTGGCCTCTTCGATGATGACGACGATGACGATGACTTTTTCTCGGCATCCCGTAGCAAACCTCCCAAGACAG ACAAAGTCGAGTCCACTGCCGGTATCTTTGACGATGAAGAAGGAGATCTGTTCAAAGAAAGAACAGTGGCTTTGCCAGAAGCTACTGTGAATCAGACAGATGAAAACAAAGCAAGAGCAGAAACAAAG GTTATGCTACCTTCCAGCAAAAATCTCAAGCTCTCGTCGGAAACAAAGACTCACAAAGGTTTATTTTCAGATGAGGAGGACTCTGAG gatttgttttcttctcaaagTGTGAGTAAGTCAAAAGATGCAAGTGTCCTGCCTAGCAAACACCGCAGCTCagtcttgctttttgatgatgaaGATGGACAG gataATCTTTTTGATACTCCAGCTGCTAAGAAGCAGACATCGTCTCTACTGACTCAgagccaaaagaaaacaaagccctCTGAGCCTCCCAAAAAGAAAGCATCTGCCTTACTGTTCAGCAGTGATGAGGAG GACCAGTGGCATGTTACTGACTCACAGACCAGCTCCACATCTGACAAGTCTAAAGGAGAACCTAGGGACCCTGAGCCCACCCACCAGGAGGCTAAGGCCGTGAAAAAGACCAGCCTGTTTGAGGAGGATGACGAGGATGACCTGTTTGCTATTGCCAAGGACAG CCAAAAGAAGGCCCAGAGAGCATCACTTCTGTTTGAAGATGATGCTGACAGCGGAAGCTCTCTGTTCGGCTCTCCTCCCACATCTGTTCCTCCTGCAACAACG AAAAAAGAGACTGTCCCTGAAGTACCGCCTTTGCTGTTCAGCGATGAGGAAGAAAAGGCGGCTCAGTCTGGAGTGAAACCTGCAGCTAAGAAGGCTGGGAGCGCCAAGGGGACCTCAGAACTTGGGAGAACTCCTGCGGTCGAGGAGTCAGGAAAG GAAGGATCTTTGAATGTACCTACTCAGGAAACAGCCAAGAactctgatttattttcttcatcatcCCCATTGGACAAAGGAACTAAAAGTAGAACCAAAACGGTTCTTAGCTTATTTGATGAGGAAGAGGATAAAACGGAAGATCAAAGCAGCTTCCAAGCTCTGAGAAAAGAAGTAGGAAAG AGTCCTGATCCTGGTACCCGCCCCAAGAGCACAGGTGTCTTTCAGGATGAAGAGCTCCTTTTTAGTCACAAGCTCCAAAAGGACAACGACCCAGATGTTGACCTTTTCTCTGGCACCAAAAAATCCAGG TTGTTAGAGCCCAGTGTTGGGAGCCTGTTTGGAGATGATGAAGACGATGATCTTTTCAGCTCTGCCAAGTCGCAGCCTTTG aTCCCAGAAAAGAAGAAGGTAGTGAAAAAAGACAACTCTATTTCCTCTGTCAAGAACCAGAAACATCCTGAGTCCACTCAGGGTATCAAAGAAAAAGACATATGGAAGTCGGAAACACCTCAG GACTCACCAGGTCCCGCTCCACTTAAAACCAAAGAGCCATCCCCTCGGATCTGGAAAATACAA GCAAATTTAGCGATCAACCCAGCAGCCTTGCTGCCTCCAGCAGCTCCCCAGATCTCTGGAATGAAGTCTATTTTGCCAGAATCTGGTGCTCCTTCGTCGGAACCTGGGAGGATGCAGAGTCTGGACCGTGTGCCCACTCCTCCTGGGAGTGGGGAGGCTGGTGTGAGCTTTGACCTTCCAGCTCAGGCAGATACCTTACACTGTGCGAACAAG ACCCGGGTCAAAGTGAGAGGGAAGCGCAGACCGCAGACGCGCGCAGCTCGACACCTGGCTGCCCAGGAGTCCACTGAGGCCGAGGATGTGGGTTCCCCCAGGGGATTTGTGGCACAGTTGACAGATGGTgccacatcaccagatggtcgtcAGCCACCGCTGAGGGCAGCTGGTGGAGCAGAAGAAGCAGTGGCAGCTGCCACTCCAACATGGGCAGGTGGTCCTGTGCCTGGAATGAACAGAGGCCCATTTGTGAAATCTGTGGGTCAGCCTCTTGAGGATGATCTGTTTGATTCTGGAGATATCTTTTCCAAGGGCATTGCATCTCAGTCCGCAGGAAGAAAAGCCAAGGTGAAGGCAGCCAGCAGCCTGGCCAACCTGGCAGAGGGAAGTAAAGACAGAAGCCCCATGTTCCCTGCTCTCGGTGAGACAGGCAGTGATGATGATCTCTTTCAGTCCATTAAACCAAAaccagcaaagaaaacaaatcctTTCCCTTTCCTAGAAGATGAGGACGATCTGTTTACAGACCAGAGAGGCAAGAAGAATGGGTCAAAATCCAACAGTCAACAGGATATTATCTCAAAAGCACAAGATATATTTGAG GATGATATATTTGCTACAGAAGCAAATAAACCCTCACAAAAAacgagagagaaggaaagaacatTTGACTCCAACTTGTTCGATGACAACATTGATATCTTTGCTGACCTAACtgtaaaaccaaaagaaaagtcCAAAAAGAAAGTGGAAGCTAAGTCTATATTTGACGATGATACAG